One genomic segment of Synchiropus splendidus isolate RoL2022-P1 chromosome 16, RoL_Sspl_1.0, whole genome shotgun sequence includes these proteins:
- the pomt2 gene encoding protein O-mannosyl-transferase 2, with translation MARDISKLRHRKPHVDTSESPHSQHQSSVNDANAKLLSEDAGVSSNGTHSQKTTRGKGGAAPNKALLMLMVAGLSFATRFYRLSEPPHVCWDETHFGKMGSFYINRTFFFDVHPPLGKMLIGLAGYLTGYDGTFPFLKPGDKYEHHNYLGMRGFCAGLASFLPIFAFQIVLDLSQSLSAALITASLLIFDTGCLTISQYILLDPILMFFIMAAVLCTVKFNQLQHRPFCSLWWMWMLLTGVSLSGALGVKFVGLFVILLVGLNTVSDLWRLFGDLSLSLMEIFKHFLARVAALILLPLLIYVTIFALHFVVLHKSGPGDGFFSSAFQSRLIGNNLHNASMPEYLAYGSTITVKNLQIAGGYLHSHWHLYPEGVGAKQQQVTAYLHKDYNNLWLVHRPSGNDDPSGVPELVRHGDIIKLEHKETTRSLHSHLHEAPLTKKHFQVTGYGINGTGDKNDLWQIQVSGGQKGDLVKVLRSKVRFLHKASGCVLFSSGKTLPKWGWEQVEVTCSPYLKETLSSQWNIEDHINPKLPNISLSLLKPGFLESLWESHVVMVRGNSGLKPKDNEANSKPWHWPVNYQGLRFSGVNETEYRVYLLGNPVVWWLNLGSLGVYLLLLFVGSVTLQRGIAVRAKREESCFVLQRGGGFLFLGWLLHYAPFFSMSRVLYYHHYFPAMLFSSMLSGITLDVLLKNTDLLLNPPYCDWLQRAGQMSVLFVILYSFYLFHPLSYGMTGPLAHEAGSSMAGLKWMESWEF, from the exons ATGGCAAGAGATATTTCGAAGTTACGACACAGAAAACCTCACGTAGACACGTCTGAGAGCCCTCACAGTCAACACCAGTCTTCAGTGAATGATGCGAATGCAAAACTGCTGTCAGAAGACGCCGGTGTTTCCTCAAATGGAACCCACAGTCAAAAGACGACCAGAGGAAAAGGTGGCGCAGCTCCAAACAAAGCGTTGCTGATGCTGATGGTGGCTGGTCTCTCCTTCGCCACACGTTTCTACAGACTGTCAGAACCTCCTCATGTGTG CTGGGATGAGACTCACTTTGGCAAGATGGGAAGCTTCTACATCAACAGGACCTTCTTTTTTGATGTCCACCCTCCTCTCGGAAAG ATGCTCATCGGTCTCGCCGGTTACCTGACAGGTTACGACGGTACATTTCCCTTCTTGAAACCGGGAGATAAATATGAACATCACAACTACCTGGGAATGAGAGGG TTCTGTGCAGGTCTGGCCTCCTTCCTCCCAATATTCGCCTTCCAAATTGTGCTGGATTTGTCTCAGTCCCTCTCTGCTGCACTCATCACTGCATCTCTGCTCATTTTTG ACACCGGCTGCCTCACCATCTCTCAGTACATCCTCCTGGATCCCATTCTCATGTTCTTCATcatggctgctgtgctgtgtacAGTCAAGTTCAACCAGCTGCAGCACAG GCCTTTCTGCTCCTTGTGGTGGATGTGGATGCTCCTGACTGGTGTGAGTCTCTCTGGAGCCCTCGGGGTGAAGTTTGTGGGTCTCTTTGTCATCCTGCTGGTGGGACTCAACACTGTCTCGGACCTCTGGAGGCTTTTTGGGGACTTGAGCTTGTCACTG ATGGAGATATTCAAGCACTTCCTGGCTCGGGTTGCTGCCCTCATCCTGCTCCCACTCCTCATCTATGTCACGATATTTGCCCTTCACTTTGTCGTCCTGCATAAAAG tggaccaggagaTGGTTTCTTCAGTTCTGCCTTCCAGTCTCGTCTGATTGGGAACAATCTGCACAATGCGTCGATGCCAGAGT ACCTGGCATACGGCTCCACCATTACTGTGAAAAACCTGCAGATCGCGGGCGGCTACCTGCACTCTCACTGGCACCTATACCCCGAGGGGGTTGGAgcaaagcagcagcag GTGACTGCCTACCTGCACAAGGACTACAACAACCTGTGGCTGGTTCACAGACCCAGCGGGAACGATG ATCCATCAGGAGTGCCTGAGCTGGTTCGccatggtgacatcatcaaactAGAGCACAAAGA gacGACTCGTAGCCTGCACAGTCACCTACATGAGGCTCCGCTCACCAAGAAGCACTTCCAAGTCACAGGATATGGGATT AATGGTACCGGCGACAAAAATGATCTGTGGCAAATTCAAGTGAGCGGCGGCCAGAAGGGAGATCTCGTGAAAGTTCTGCGAAGCAAAGTTCGATTTCTGCACAAAGCAAGTGGATGTGTGTTGTTCTCCTCTGGAAAGACTCTTCCCAAGTG GGGCTGGGAGCAGGTGGAAGTGACCTGCAGTCCCTACCTGAAGGAGACCCTGAGCTCCCAGTGGAACATTGAAGACCACATCAACCCTAAAT TGCCCAACATCAGTCTGTCGCTCCTGAAGCCTGGATTTCTGGAGTCATTATGGGAGTCCCATGTGGTGATGGTCAGA GGCAACAGTGGTCTGAAGCCCAAAGACAACGAGGCAAACTCCAAACCTTGGCACTGGCCCGTCAACTACCAG GGATTGAGGTTCTCCGGAGTGAACGAAACGGAATATCGAGTTTACCTTCTGGGAAATCCA GTGGTGTGGTGGCTGAATCTGGGCAGTTTGGGTGTctatctcctcctgctctttgtTGGTTCCGTCACTCTCCAGAGAGGAATCGCTGTGAGGGCCAAGAGGGAAG agtcctgttttgttctaCAACGTGGAGGAGGGTTTCTTTTCCTGGGCTGGCTGCTGCACTACGCTCCCTTCTTCAGCATGAGCCGAGTCCTCTACTACCATCACTACTTCCCTGCCATGCTCTTCAGCAGCATGTTGTCAG GAATTACTCTGGATGTCCTCCTTAAAAACACCGACCTCCTGCTTAACCCGCCGTACTGTGATTGGCTGCAGCGAGCCGGACAGATGTCGGTTCTGTTTGTTATTCTCTACAG TTTTTACCTGTTCCACCCGCTCTCTTACGGCATGACCGGACCTCTGGCTCACGAGGCTGGCAGCTCCATGGCTGGACTCAAGTGGATGGAATCCTGGGAGTTCTGA